In one Drosophila albomicans strain 15112-1751.03 chromosome X, ASM965048v2, whole genome shotgun sequence genomic region, the following are encoded:
- the LOC117575503 gene encoding longitudinals lacking protein, isoforms J/P/Q/S/Z — protein MLPQQYCLRWKYHHSNLQTMFSQLLDRGCFCDVTLACEGQLIRAHRVVLCACSTFFDSVLSNYASERDPIIIMKDVTFAEVKCLIEFMYKGEINVEHASLPSLLKTADDLKIKGLAEVTWRDDEDGPPPPMPAAEFHSPPRSLAESYAQDLLHQQQQQQQQQQHQQTQAQHAVQLQTQLKTERDHEHNSPTALDNVLALNAAAARMPALTPLPTASGGGGGGGLAECGAQPVDPYMGPKRKRGRPPLDDTYDVFNVRKLAHYAANLEPAQRAYLESGGRSFVEEPQPIAHSAALASPPAACPPKQRQRLRQQQQLQQQQQRQHQHHQQQQQQQQQQATSPHTEHGEREESAQDWQRNNNVSPKLGELEPKAELDLSNDDGEQATTAAAAMPLCSASGKSEKANERRERHGKLRHATRRLYAEREKSADKAAAAAAQRAQRNSITDIEGHDVDQQQQQQQSELEAKHDDEEESSLAATSLPQPVEEIENEHLVANRAESPAITVRSAALLSASFGASGKYGTQHSDATAGGYLLNDHGGMLMPHEFAPSVAAAAAAAAAVAAVANATNGSATGSGSSNSQTAAGNELANTSLDYIEVKMEDYDAAELRLTNEELSQWQDVIKMDDYLAKGRRPQFWEEPFTKRVLDAIKNKRLEMKKAARILGVSYGTLYGRYREVYGCLKHPYSGTSFRNSVGGNAATAASQLAAVQPRFDLSFRSSMPTALELGKLRQKDLSELWTRPQI, from the exons ATGCTACCGCAGCAGTATTGCCTGCGATGGAAGTATCATCACAGCAACCTGCAGACGATGTTCTCGCAGCTGCTGGACCGAGGATGCTTCTGTGATGTGACCCTAGCGTGTGAGGGACAATTGATTCGGGCACATCGTGTGGTGTTGTGTGCCTGCAGCACCTTCTTTGATTCGGTGCTCTCGAATTATGCCAGCGAACGTGATCCGATTATCATCATGAAGGACGTGACATTTGCCGAGGTCAAGTGTCTAATTGAGTTTATGTATAAGGGCGAGATCAATGTGGAGCAT GCTAGTTTGCCATCTCTGCTTAAGACGGCGGATGATCTGAAGATCAAAGGTTTGGCCGAGGTCACTTGGCGCGACGATGAGGATGGACCGCCTCCACCGATGCCAGCTGCGGAGTTCCATTCACCGCCACGCAGTCTGGCCGAGAGCTATGCCCAGGATCTGctccatcagcagcagcagcagcagcagcagcagcaacaccagcaaacACAGGCCCAGCATGCGGTGCAGCTGCAGACACAGCTGAAAACGGAACGCGATCACGAGCACAATTCACCTACAGCCCTGGACAATGTGCTGGCCCTGAATGCGGCCGCAGCTCGCATGCCCGCATTGACGCCGCTGCCAACTGCCAGCggaggtggcggtggtggtggaTTGGCCGAGTGCGGTGCACAGCCAGTGGATCCGTATATGGGACCCAAGCGTAAGCGCGGGCGGCCACCACTCGACGACACTTACGATGTATTCAATGT TCGCAAATTGGCACACTATGCCGCAAATTTGGAGCCGGCACAGCGGGCCTACTTGGAGTCCGGGGGTCGTTCCTTTGTCGAGGAGCCGCAGCCGATTGCACATTCCGCCGCATTGGCCTCGCCGCCCGCCGCCTGCCCACCcaagcagcgacagcgtctgcgccaacagcagcagttgcagcaacagcaacagcgacaacaccagcatcatcaacaacagcagcagcagcaacaacagcaggcgaCATCACCACACACAGAGCATGGCGAGCGCGAGGAGTCCGCACAGGATTGGcaacgcaacaacaatgtgtCACCCAAGTTGGGTGAACTGGAGCCCAAAGCTGAGCTCGATCTGAGCAACGATGATGGCGAGCaggcgacaacagcagcagcagcgatgccGCTGTGCAGCGCCAGCGGCAAGTCGGAGAAGGCAAACGAGCGACGCGAACGTCACGGCAAGCTGCGGCATGCCACACGTCGGCTATACGCGGAGCGTGAAAAGTCTGCGGAcaaagcagcggcagcggcagcacaGCGTGCACAGCGCAATTCAATCACAGATATTGAGGGACATGATGTggaccaacaacagcagcagcagcagtcagagCTAGAGGCGAAGCATGACGACGAGGAGGAATCATCATTGGCGGCAACATCGTTGCCACAGCCCGTCGAGGAGATCGAGAACGAGCATCTGGTGGCCAATCGAGCCGAGTCACCCGCCATTACAGTTCGCTCTGCGGCGCTGTTGTCCGCCAGCTTCGGTGCCAGCGGCAAGTATGGAACACAGCATTCGGATGCAACGGCCGGCGGTTACTTGTTGAATGATCACGGCGGCATGTTGATGCCACACGAATTTGCGCCCAgcgtggcagctgctgctgctgccgccgccgctgtgGCAGCTGTGGCAAATGCCACAAATGGCAGTGCAACAGGCTCGGGCAGCAGCAATTCACAGACAGCCGCTGGCAATGAGTTGGCCAACACATCGCTCGATTATATCGAGGTGAAGATGGAAGATTACGATGCCGCTGAACTGCGGCTGACCAACGAGGAGTTGTCACAGTGGCAGGATGTTATCAAAATGGATGATTACTTGGCCAAGGGACGGCGTCCACAGTTCTGGGAGGAGCCATTCACCAAGCGT GTACTCGATGCCATCAAGAATAAAAGACTCGAAATGAAGAAAGCCGCACGCATTTTGGGTGTCTCATATGGCACACTTTATGGTCGCTATCGCGAGGTCTACGGCTGCCTCAAGCATCCGTACAG CGGCACCAGTTTTCGCAACTCCGTTGGCGGGAATGCGGCCACAGCTGCCAGCCAGTTGGCGGCTGTGCAACCTCGTTTCGATCTGAGTTTCCGCAGCAGCATGCCCACAGCACTGG AGCTGGGTAAACTGCGACAGAAGGACCTGAGCGAGCTCTGGACACGTCCGCAGATATGA
- the LOC117573352 gene encoding UPF0746 protein DDB_G0281095 isoform X2: MATTQQYSLRWNNYLRHLTYSLDNHRLNDDFVDVSLCVDGRKIKAHKVVLSSCSSYFKEIFKENPHPHPVIIFKFIKFEDLNSIVEFMYQGEVNVQQEALQSFLQTAELLAVQGLTAEEKEKPQLPVAPLISEHKLIKTIPSTIRAVNEQQQQQQQQQQQQVAVASVAQAQNATQTIEIPTATLLQATATQVQTQVAAAAAVAQLQQVQQSQQQQQQQQQQQQQQQHHHVQSTQIQHIQVQAAPPQQQQQQQQQQQQQQQQQQQQQQQQQQQQQQQVAAQTQHLTITNTVSLPTANSVKKRKITFSDDDDNIYTTETVDYAVKDEQTIVKTADMTFLRGAVKMDIPDYIVSEVDDRLSDGATPQTSQDATTGAAQTVAQYSSEYEILTESEIEEKYQADPDNAEIAIEMTRLLGTASGATTTTTAQAVLEDAGGATAGGATTVSVTPVKTDTKASGTNDSPNNKWTECQFCKMVITTVNLWRHIRTQHTPQPPRKCELCNKNFKNKYSLREHIRISHEQKVAIKSEN, from the exons atggccACTACACAGCAGTATTCATTGCGCTGGAACAACTATTTGCGGCATTTGACGTATTCGCTGGACAACCACAGGCTCAACGATGACTTTGTCGATGTCAGCTTGTGTGTCGACGGGCGCAAAATCAAGGCACACAAGGTGGTGTTGTCGTCATGTTCGTCGTACTTCAAGGAGATCTTCAAAGAGAATCCGCATCCACATCCTGtcattatatttaagtttatcaAATTCGAAGATCTCAATTCTATAGTGGAGTTTATGTACCAG gGCGAGGTAAATGTGCAACAAGAGGCGCTGCAATCGTTTCTACAAACAGCTGAATTGCTGGCGGTTCAAGGACTCACGGCTGAGGAGAAGGAAAAGCCGCAGCTGCCGGTGGCGCCGCTGATTAGCGAACACAAGCTCATCAAGACGATACCCAGCACAATACGTGCCGTCaacgagcaacagcagcagcagcaacaacagcagcagcagcaggtggcTGTGGCAAGTGTTGCCCAGGCGCAGAATGCAACTCAAACCATCGAAATACCAACGGCCACGCTGTTGCAGGCAACGGCAACGCAAGTTCAAACACaagttgctgccgctgcggcgGTAGCGCAGTTGCAGCAAGTGCagcaaagccaacaacagcagcagcagcaacaacagcaacagcagcaacaacaacatcatcatgtACAAAGCACGCAGATACAACACATTCAAGTTCAGGCGGCaccgccacagcaacagcagcagcaacaacaacaacaacagcagcaacaacaacaacagcagcagcagcaacaacagcagcagcagcaacaacaacagcaggtgGCAGCGCAGACGCAACATCTGACCATCACTAATACGGTATCGCTGCCAACGGCAAATAGCGTGAAGAAGCGCAAGATTACGTTCTCggatgacgatgacaacaTCTACACCACCGAAACGGTCGATTATGCCGTCAAGGACGAGCAGACCATTGTGAAAA CTGCTGATATGACCTTTCTGCGAGGGGCCGTCAAAATGGATATACCCGATTATATAGTCAGTGAGGTGGACGATCGGCTGTCGGACGGCGCCACACCACAAACGTCACAGGATGCGACCACCGGAGCCGCACAGACTGTGGCTCAATACTCATCCGAATACGAGATCCTAACTGAGTCTGAAATCGAAGAGAAATATCAAGCTGATCCCGATAATGCTGAAATTGCCATCGAAATGA cACGTTTGCTGGGCACAGCGAGCGGtgccacaaccacaaccaccGCACAGGCTGTGCTCGAGGATGCCGGCGGTGCGACGGCGGGTGGGGCGACAACAGTTTCCGTAACGCCAGTGAAAACCGATACCAAAGCCAGCGGCACCAACG attcacCCAATAATAAATGGACAGAATGTCAGTTTTGCAAAATGGTTATTACCACGGTGAATCTTTGGAGACATATTCGCACCCAACACACGCCCCAACCGCCGCGCAAGTGTGAGCTCTGCAATAAGAATTTCAAGAACAAATACAGCCTGAGGGAGCACATACGCATCTCACATGAGCAGAAGGTCGCCATCAAATCGGAGAACTGA
- the LOC117568087 gene encoding putative fatty acyl-CoA reductase CG5065, with product MSIAEAFKDQVIFVTGGTGFVGKALIEKLLRSCPDLGKIYVLLRPKKGVAIENRLEDLLKTSLYDRLRREQPQTLAKVEAIGGDCTELGLGISQADLERLRDVTIVYHSAASVRFDDPLREAILINTRGTHELIKVALQWKKLKAFIHVSTTYSNPTELEVEERIYPPYADWRTTIQLAENFDAETLNIYNLKYSNFQPNTYTFTKSLAEHVANDYKDQLPISIFRPSIVISTLEEPVPGWADNFNGPTGMLVACGVGILRSQNCDPYIVADFVPADVVVRGLIIAAYKYLQAPPVKEQPIDVINCATANISPITMGQVIEIGKRYIRQNPFEKTLWLPGGSITLCPVLHFVRFITMHIMMAIVVDSLLRLSNEKPFLLKLQRRIFAAFQALQVFAVTEWHFQNENFRALHEMVPPNEVAVFGFLQHSNINYVEFFQNGIRGAKEFLLNESPDSSSGAKLRIKIFYVLDWLCRIVVYGFLLRLIYRFVMRTFIA from the exons ATGTCGATAGCCGAGGCATTCAAGGATCAAGTAATCTTCGTTACTGGCGGCACAG GTTTCGTCGGCAAGGCGCTCATCGAGAAGTTGTTGCGGTCGTGTCCCGATCTGGGCAAAATCTATGTGCTACTGCGCCCCAAGAAGGGTGTTGCCATTGAGAATCGCCTGGAAGACCTTCTCAAGACCAGTCTCTACGATCGTTTGCGTCGCGAACAGCCCCAAACACTGGCCAAAGTCGAAGCGATTGGCGGCGATTGCACCGAATTGGGTTTGGGCATCAGTCAAGCGGATCTCGAACGTTTGCGCGATGTCACCATTGTCTATCACTCGGCAGCCTCTGTGCG CTTTGATGATCCGTTGCGTGAGGCAATTTTGATCAATACACGTGGCACGCATGAGCTCATTAAGGTGGCATTGCAGTGGAAGAAACTAAAGGCGTTCATTCACGTGTCGACAACGTATTCGAATCCCACCGAATTGGAGGTAGAGGAACGCATATATCCGCCATATGCCGATTGGCGTACCACCATTCAATTGGCCGAGAATTTCGATGCCGAAACTCTTAATATCTACAATCTCAA GTATAGCAACTTTCAGCCCAACACGTACACTTTCACCAAGAGTTTGGCCGAGCATGTGGCCAACGATTACAAAGATCAGCTGCCAATTTCCATCTTTCGACCTTCCATCG TGATCTCAACGTTGGAGGAACCGGTGCCGGGATGGGCGGATAATTTCAATGGACCAACCGGCATGCTGGTGGCTTGTGGCGTTGGCATTCTGCGCTCCCAGAACTGTGATCCCTACATTGTGGCCGACTTTGTGCCCGCTGATGTCGTGGTGCGAGGTCTTATCATTGCCGCCTACAAGTATTTGCAAGCGCCTCCCGTGAAGGAGCAGCCCATCGATGTGATCAACTGTGCAACGGCAAACATCTCTCCCATCACCATGGGCCAGGTGATTGAGATTGGCAAGCGGTACATACGACAGAATCCGTTTGAGAAGACACTTTGGTTGCCAGGTGGCAGCATTACTCTCTGCCCCGTGTTGCACTTTGTGCGG ttTATAACGATGCACATCATGATGGCCATTGTGGTGGACTCTCTGTTGCGTCTGAGTAATGAGAAGCCCTT CCTCTTGAAGCTGCAGCGTCGCATCTTTGCCGCATTCCAAGCCCTGCAAGTTTTTGCCGTCACCGAATGGCATTTCCAGAACGAGAATTTCCGCGCTCTCCACGAAATGGTGCCACCCAATGAAGT TGCCGTCTTTGGATTCTTACAACACTCGAACATCAACTATGTGGAGTTCTTCCAGAATGGCATTCGGGGCGCCAAGGAGTTCCTGCTGAACGAGAGTCCGGACAGCTCCAGCGGTGCCAAGTTGCGCATTAAGATCTTCTATGTGCTAGATTGGCTGTGTCGCATCGTTGTCTATGGCTTCTTGTTGCGTCTTATTTACAGATTTGTTATGCGCACTTTTATTGCATAG
- the LOC117570721 gene encoding serine hydroxymethyltransferase produces MMNPRSVGVIVRLPHRLQLQRCANALNSHSHNRHNSCLAYKQRRQPITNFAVTTKFSPSVLAATGAIRHSSDSRVKMADQKMLQKSLEESDPELADIIKKEKQRQIEGLEMIASENFTSLAVLESLGSCLTNKYSEGYPGKRYYGGNEYIDQIERLAQNRGLELFNLDKSEWGVNVQPYSGSPANLAAYTGVLRPHDRIMGLDLPDGGHLTHGFFTPTKKISATSIFFESMPYKVDPVTGIIDYDKLAEAAKTFRPQIIIAGISCYSRLLDYARFRQICNDVGAYLMADMAHVAGLVAAEQIPSPFEYADIVTTTTHKTLRGPRAGVIFFRKGVRSTRANGEQVLYDLEERINQAVFPSLQGGPHNNAIAGIATTFKQAKSPEFKSYQAQVIKNAKTLCQGLIDLGYKVATGGTDVHLVLVDVRSVGLTGAKAELILEEVGIACNKNTVPGDKSAMNPSGIRLGTPALTTRGLVESDIEQVVKFIDSALSIAKEAAGAACGPKLADFVQTLKENEEIKQKVEDLHKCVIQFSSQFSLPGQKIL; encoded by the exons ATGATGAATCCACGATCTGTTGGGGTTATAGTGCGCCTCCCACATaggttgcagttgcaacggTGTGCGAATGCATTGAACAGTCACAGTCATAACAGGCACAACAGCTGTTTGGCGTACAAGCAACGGCGACAGCCGATCACCAACTTCGCCGTAACGACAAAGTTTTCGCCGTCAGTGCTTGCGGCAACCGGTGCGATCAGACACAGTTCAGACTCACGCGTG AAAATGGCTGACCAGAAAATGCTGCAGAAATCTTTGGAGGAGAGCGATCCCGAGCTCGCCGATATCATCAAGAAGGAGAAGCAGCGTCAGATTGAGGGGCTCGAGATGATTGCCAGCGAGAACTTTACCTCATTGGCGGTGCTGGAGAGCTTGGGCTCGTGTCTGACCAACAAATACTCCGAAGGCTATCCAGGCAAACG TTACTATGGTGGCAACGAGTACATCGATCAGATTGAACGCCTGGCCCAGAACCGTGGCCTGGAACTCTTCAATCTGGACAAGAGCGAATGGGGCGTCAATGTGCAGCCCTACTCCGGTTCCCCCGCCAATCTGGCCGCTTACACCGGCGTCCTGCGTCCCCACGATCGTATTATGGGCTTGGATCTGCCCGATGGCGGCCATTTGACGCACGGCTTCTTCACCCCCACCAAGAAGATCTCGGCCACATCGATATTCTTCGAGAGCATGCCCTACAAGGTAGATCCCGTGACCGGCATCATTGACTACGACAAGTTGGCCGAGGCAGCCAAGACTTTCCGCCCTCAGATCATCATTGCCGGCATCTCGTGCTATTCGCGTTTGCTGGATTATGCGCGATTCCGTCAGATCTGCAACGATGTTGGCGCCTATCTGATGGCCGACATGGCGCATGTGGCCGGTCTGGTGGCTGCCGAGCAGATACCCTCACCGTTTGAGTATGCCGACATTGTGACAACGACCACACACAAAACGCTGCGTGGTCCACGCGCCGGTGTCATCTTCTTCCGCAAAGGTGTGCGCTCCACACGCGCCAATGGTGAGCAGGTGCTCTACGATCTGGAGGAGCGCATCAATCAGGCCGTCTTCCCATCGCTGCAGGGTGGACCCCATAACAATGCCATTGCCGGCATTGCCACCACCTTCAAACAGGCCAAATCACCTGAATTCAAGTCCTATCAGGCGCAGGTGATCAAGAATGCCAAGACCCTGTGTCAGGGTCTCATTGATTTAGGCTACAAGGTGGCCACCGGTGGCACCGACGTCCATTTGGTGCTGGTCGATGTGCGCAGCGTGGGACTGACGGGCGCCAAGGCCGAACTCATACTCGAGGAGGTGGGCATTGCCTGTAACAAGAACACGGTGCCTGGCGACAAGTCTGCCATGAATCCATCGGGCATTCGTCTGGGCACCCCGGCGTTGACCACTCGCGGCCTCGTCGAATCCGACATTGAGCAGGTGGTCAAGTTCATCGATTCAGCCCTGAGCATTGCCAAGGAGGCAGCTGGTGCCGCCTGCGGACCCAAGTTGGCCGATTTCGTGCAGACGCTCAAGGAGAACGAGGAGATCAAGCAGAAGGTTGAGGATCTGCACAAGTGTGTCATCCAGTTCAGCAGCCAGTTCTCGCTGCCCGGCCAGAAGATCCTGTAA
- the LOC117573352 gene encoding UPF0746 protein DDB_G0281095 isoform X1 produces MATTQQYSLRWNNYLRHLTYSLDNHRLNDDFVDVSLCVDGRKIKAHKVVLSSCSSYFKEIFKENPHPHPVIIFKFIKFEDLNSIVEFMYQGEVNVQQEALQSFLQTAELLAVQGLTAEEKEKPQLPVAPLISEHKLIKTIPSTIRAVNEQQQQQQQQQQQQVAVASVAQAQNATQTIEIPTATLLQATATQVQTQVAAAAAVAQLQQVQQSQQQQQQQQQQQQQQQHHHVQSTQIQHIQVQAAPPQQQQQQQQQQQQQQQQQQQQQQQQQQQQQQQVAAQTQHLTITNTVSLPTANSVKKRKITFSDDDDNIYTTETVDYAVKDEQTIVKTADMTFLRGAVKMDIPDYIVSEVDDRLSDGATPQTSQDATTGAAQTVAQYSSEYEILTESEIEEKYQADPDNAEIAIEMTRLLGTASGATTTTTAQAVLEDAGGATAGGATTVSVTPVKTDTKASGTNAAASTLSTAEDAAAVAMPLICTFCKRRLQSMNALRRHIASRHSEIQSKEYECFICMKNFKTKWSLSTHNSRFHRDARLSKELTKIEFVDHPLN; encoded by the exons atggccACTACACAGCAGTATTCATTGCGCTGGAACAACTATTTGCGGCATTTGACGTATTCGCTGGACAACCACAGGCTCAACGATGACTTTGTCGATGTCAGCTTGTGTGTCGACGGGCGCAAAATCAAGGCACACAAGGTGGTGTTGTCGTCATGTTCGTCGTACTTCAAGGAGATCTTCAAAGAGAATCCGCATCCACATCCTGtcattatatttaagtttatcaAATTCGAAGATCTCAATTCTATAGTGGAGTTTATGTACCAG gGCGAGGTAAATGTGCAACAAGAGGCGCTGCAATCGTTTCTACAAACAGCTGAATTGCTGGCGGTTCAAGGACTCACGGCTGAGGAGAAGGAAAAGCCGCAGCTGCCGGTGGCGCCGCTGATTAGCGAACACAAGCTCATCAAGACGATACCCAGCACAATACGTGCCGTCaacgagcaacagcagcagcagcaacaacagcagcagcagcaggtggcTGTGGCAAGTGTTGCCCAGGCGCAGAATGCAACTCAAACCATCGAAATACCAACGGCCACGCTGTTGCAGGCAACGGCAACGCAAGTTCAAACACaagttgctgccgctgcggcgGTAGCGCAGTTGCAGCAAGTGCagcaaagccaacaacagcagcagcagcaacaacagcaacagcagcaacaacaacatcatcatgtACAAAGCACGCAGATACAACACATTCAAGTTCAGGCGGCaccgccacagcaacagcagcagcaacaacaacaacaacagcagcaacaacaacaacagcagcagcagcaacaacagcagcagcagcaacaacaacagcaggtgGCAGCGCAGACGCAACATCTGACCATCACTAATACGGTATCGCTGCCAACGGCAAATAGCGTGAAGAAGCGCAAGATTACGTTCTCggatgacgatgacaacaTCTACACCACCGAAACGGTCGATTATGCCGTCAAGGACGAGCAGACCATTGTGAAAA CTGCTGATATGACCTTTCTGCGAGGGGCCGTCAAAATGGATATACCCGATTATATAGTCAGTGAGGTGGACGATCGGCTGTCGGACGGCGCCACACCACAAACGTCACAGGATGCGACCACCGGAGCCGCACAGACTGTGGCTCAATACTCATCCGAATACGAGATCCTAACTGAGTCTGAAATCGAAGAGAAATATCAAGCTGATCCCGATAATGCTGAAATTGCCATCGAAATGA cACGTTTGCTGGGCACAGCGAGCGGtgccacaaccacaaccaccGCACAGGCTGTGCTCGAGGATGCCGGCGGTGCGACGGCGGGTGGGGCGACAACAGTTTCCGTAACGCCAGTGAAAACCGATACCAAAGCCAGCGGCACCAACG CTGCCGCCTCGACTCTTTCGACTGCTGAAGATGCTGCCGCTGTGGCGATGCCATTGATCTGCACCTTCTGCAAGCGACGATTGCAATCGATGAACGCTTTGAGACGCCACATTGCCTCCAGGCACTCGGAGATCCAGAGCAAGGAGTACGAGTGCTTCATCTGCATGAAGAACTTCAAGACCAAGTGGTCGCTGTCCACGCACAATTCACGCTTCCATCGCGATGCGCGACTCAGCAAAGAGTTGACCAAAATTGAGTTTGTCGATCATCCGTTGAATTGA